A single Eleginops maclovinus isolate JMC-PN-2008 ecotype Puerto Natales chromosome 5, JC_Emac_rtc_rv5, whole genome shotgun sequence DNA region contains:
- the htt gene encoding huntingtin isoform X3 — protein MATMEKLMKAFESLKSFQQQQGPPTAEELVQRQKKEQATTKKDRVTHCLTICENIVAQSLRTSPEFQKLLGIAMEMFLLCSDDSESDVRMVADECLNKIIKALMDSNLPRLQLELYKEIKKNGASRSLRAALWRFAELAHLIRPQKCRPYLVNLLPCLSRITKRQEETVQETLAAAMPKIMSALGHFANDGEIKVLLKSFVANLKSSSPTIRRTAASSAVSVCQHSRRTSYFYTWLLNVLLGLLVPVDEEHPTHLILGVLLTLRYLMPLLQQQVNTSSLKGSFGVMRKEADVQPSPEQLLQVYELTLHYTQHWDHNVVTASLELLQQMFRTPPPELLHMLITAGSILHGTVFRQDAESRARSGSILELIGKMLSGEEEGLEDDAERTEVTFTASVVGADGSSAAQVDIITEQPRSSQHTLQPGESVDLSASSEQGGGGTSASDTPESPNDNEEEMLSRSSSGGANVTPETADYTTPETEAAPLGEGGPLLSTNDRSLPPSDSSQTTTEGPDSAVTPSDVAELVLDGSESQYSGMQIGTLQDEEEEGAAPSSQEEPHEPFIQSALALSKPHLFDGRGHNRQGSDSSVDRFIPKDEPAEPEPVNKPSRIKGPIGHYTDQGAEPLVHCVRLLAASFLLTGQKNGLTPDKEVRVSVKALAVSCIGAAAALHPEAFFNSLYLEPLDGTPVAEQQYISDMLGLADHGDPQIRGAIAILCAAIIQAALTKTRYNIHSWLASVQSATGNPLSLVDLLPLLQRTLKDESSVTCKMACSAVRHCLMTVCSSTLSELGLQLMIDLLALRDSSYWLVRTELLETLAEMDFRLVNFLERRTEHLHKGDHHYTGRLRLQDRVLNDVVIRLLGDDDPRVRHVAASAVSRLVSRLFYDCDQGQVDPVVAIARDQSSVYLQLLMHEAQPPSQFTVSTITRTYRGYNLSNNVSDVTIENNLSRVVTAVSHAFTSSTSKAMTFGCCEALCLLATHFPVCTWCTGWHCGYVSSSSSFSSRSSLNRSRGRALSVSQTGSAPASSAPSSSDTERRTLTVGMANMVLSLLSSAWFPLDLASHQDALLLSGNLLAAVAPKCMRNPWAGEEEGSGGSTNTSGGPNKMEEPWAGLSERSLVAMVEQLFSHILKILNICAHVLDDTPPGPAVKATLPSLSNTPSLSPIRRKGKEKDAVEPSAVPMSPKKSVDINTGRPADGTGSTAVNKSTTLGNFYHLPTYLKLYDVLKATHANYKVTLDLHTSQEKFGGFLRSALDVLSQLLELTTLHDISKCVEEILSYLKSCFSREPTMATVCVQQLLKTLFGTNLASQCESVLSGPSRSQGKALRLGSSSLRPGLYHYCFMAPYTHFTQALADASLRNMVQAEQEQDTSGWFDVMQKASNQLRSNIANATRQRGDKNAIHNHIRLFEPLVIKALKQYTTSTSVALQRQVLDLLAQLVQLRVNYCLLDSDQVFIGFVLKQFEYIEVGQFRDSEAIIPNIFFFLVLLSYERYHSKQIISIPKIIQLCDGIMASGRKAVTHAIPALQPIVHDLFVLRGSNKADAGKELETQKEVVVSMLLRLVQHHQVLEMFILVLQQCHKENEDKWKRLSRQIADVILPMIAKQQMHLDSPEALGVLNTLFETVAPSSLRPVDMLLKSMFTTPVTMASVGTVQLWVSGILAVLRVLVSQSTEDIVLSRVHELSLTPHLLSCHTIRRLHQQSPSPSEPPADALCSQDGEAQKALPEETFARFLLQLVGVLLDDISSRQVKVDITEQQHTFYCQQLGTLLMCLIHVFKSGMFRRITAAASRLLKGEGGGVQPGAEAGLFYPLESLNSMVQCMITTHPSLVLLWCQVLLIIDYTNYSWWAEVHQTPRRQSLSCTKLLSPHSSGEGEDKPETRLAMVNREIVQRGALILFCDYVCQNLHDSEHLTWLIVNHVQDLINLSHEPPVQDFISAVHRNSAASGLFIQAIQSRCDNLCAPTMLKKTLQCLEGIHLSQSGSLLMLYVDKLLSTPFRVLARMVDTLACRRVEMLLAETLQNSKAQVPVEELNRIQEYLQTSGLAQRHQRFYSLLDRFRATVADTSSPTPPVTSHPLDGDPPPAPELVNADKEWYVALVKSQCCLRGDVSLLETTELLTKLPPADLLNSMSCKEFNLSLLCPCLSMGMQRLARGQGSLLLETALQVTLERLAGVTESLPVPHQSFLPPAQPQPYWKQLADVYDEPGFYPRVLSLCRALSQYLLSVSQLPSSLHIPADKEHLITSFTCTAAEVVAWRLLQNQLPLSVDLQWALSCLCLALQQPCVWNKLSTAEYATHTCSLIYCLRLIIVAVAVSPGDQLLHPEKKKTRAEKDAEGDEVDSAQVDHICEWQACEIMAELVEGLQSILALGHHRNSAFPAFLTPTLRNIVISLSRLPLVNSYTRVPPLVWKLGWSPQPGGEYGTTLPEIPVDFLQEKDVFREFLYRINTLGWSSRTQFEETWATLLGVLVTQPITMDQEEETQQEEDLERTQLNVLAVQAITSLVLSAMTLPTAGNPAVSCLEQQPRNKSLKALETRFGRKLAVIRGEVEREIQALVSKRDNVHTHHPYHAWDPVPSLSAASAAGTLISHEKLLLQINTEREMGNMDYKLGQVSIHSVWLGNNITPLREEEWGEDEEDEADTPAPTSPPTSPINSRKHRAGVDIHSCSQFLLELYSQWLIPGSPSNRRTPTILVSEVVRSLLAVSDLFTERNQFDMMFSTLMELQKLHPPEDEILNQYLVPAICKAAAVLGMDKAIAEPVCRLLETTLRSTHLPSRMGALHGVLYVLECDLLDDTAKQLIPTISEYLLSNLRAIAHCVNLHNQQHVLVMCAVAFYMMENYPLDVGAEFMAGIIQVCGVMVSASEDSTPSVIYHCVLRGLERLLLSEQLSRVDGEALVKLSVDRVNMPSPHRAMAALGLMLTCMYTGKEKASPASRPAHSDPQAPDSESIIVAMERVSVLFDRIRKGLPSEARVVARILPQFLDDFFPPQDVMNKVIGEFLSNQQPYPQFMATVVYKVFQTLHATGQSSMVRDWVLLSLSNFTQRTPVAMAMWSLSCFFVSASTSQWISALLPHVISRMGSSEVVDVNLFCLVAMDFYRHQIDEELDRRAFQSVFETVASPGSPYHQLLGCLQSIHQDTSL, from the exons ATGGCCACCATGGAGAAATTGATGAAGGCCTTTGAGTCTTTGAAGTcattccagcagcagcagggaccACCAACCGCAGAGGAGCTTGTCCAGAGGCA GAAAAAAGAACAGGCTACTACGAAGAAGGACAGGGTCACCCACTGTCTGACAATATGTGAAAACATCGTGGCTCAGTCTCTGAG AACGTCTCCAGAGTTTCAGAAACTGCTGGGCATCGCTATGGAGATGTTCCTGCTCTGCAGTGATGACAGCGAATCAGATGTCCGGATGGTAGCCGACGAGTGCTTGAACAAAATCATTAAA GCGCTGATGGACTCCAACCTGCCTAGACTGCAGCTGGAACtgtacaaagaaattaaaaag aaTGGTGCCTCTCGGAGTCTGAGGGCGGCTCTGTGGAGGTTTGCCGAGCTCGCTCACCTCATCAGACCACAGAAATGCAG ACCCTACCTGGTGAACCTGTTGCCATGCCTCTCTCGAATTACCAAGCGGCAGGAGGAGACGGTGCAGGAGACTCTGGCTGCTGCAATGCCTAAGATCATGTCTGCCTTGGGGCACTTCGCCAATGACGGCGAGATCAAG GTGTTGCTGAAGTCATTTGTGGCCAACCTGAAGTCCAGCTCCCCCACCATCAGGCGCACAGCAGCCAGCTCCGCTGTCTCCGTGTGCCAACACTCCAGACGCACCAGCTACTTCTACACTTGGCTCCTTAATGTTCTGCTGG GTCTGCTGGTTCCTGTGGATGAGGAGCACCCCACCCACCTAATTCTGGGGGTGCTGTTGACCCTTCGCTACCTgatgcctctgctgcagcagcaggttaACACATCCAGCCTCAAAGGAAGCTTCGGAGTCATGAGGAAGGAGGCTGACGTCCAGCCCTCACCTGAGCAGCTCCTTCAG GTGTACGAGCTGACTTTACACTACACGCAGCACTGGGATCACAATGTGGTCACAGCATCTCTGGAGCTCCTGCAGCAGATGTTCAGGACCCCCCCGCCAGAGCTCCTGCACATGCTCATCACGGCGGGCAGCATCCTGCATGGCACCGTGTTCCGGCAGGACGCCGAGAGCCGCGCTCGCTCCGGCAGCATCCTCGAGCTCATTG GTAAAATGCTCTctggagaggaggaaggttTGGAGGATGACGCTGAAAGAACAGAGGTCACATTCACAG CGTCAGTCGTCGGTGCAGACGGCTCCTCTGCGGCCCAGGTGGACATCATCACCGAGCAGCCGCGCTCCTCCCAGCATACCCTGCAGCCCGGCGAGTCTGTGGACCTCAGTGCCTCCTCGGAGCAGGGCGGAGGCGGGACTTCGGCTTCAGACACTCCAGAGTCACCCAACGACAACGAGGAGGAAATGCTGAGTCGCAGCTCCAGCGGTGGGGCCAACGTTACTCCGGAAACGGCCGACTACACCACACCAGAGACCGAGGCAGCGCCCTTAGGAGAAGGCGGGCCTTTGCTCAGCACCAACGACCGCTCACTTCCACCCAGCGACTCCTCGCAGACCACCACGGAGGGGCCCGACTCAGCCGTCACCCCTTCGGACGTAGCAGAACTG gtGCTGGACGGCAGTGAGAGCCAGTACTCCGGGATGCAAATCGGGACATtgcaggatgaagaggaggaaggagcagCCCCTTCGTCCCAGGAAGAGCCCCACGAGCCCTTCATACAGTCAGCACTGG CTCTGAGCAAACCTCATCTCTTCGATGGCCGAGGCCACAACCGGCAGGGTTCGGACAGCAGCGTGGACCGCTTCATACCGAAGGACGAGCCTGCCGAACCCGAACCTGTCAACAAG CCATCACGGATAAAGGGGCCAATCGGACATTATACAGACCAGGGGGCGGAGCCACTGGTGCACTGTGTTCGGCTTCTTGCTGCTTCCTTCCTACTGACAGGACAGAAAAATG GTCTGACCCCCGATAAGGAGGTGCGAGTGAGCGTGAAGGCTCTGGCGGTCAGCTGCATCGGGGCGGCGGCAGCGCTCCACCCTGAAGCCTTCTTTAATTCCCTCTACCTGGAGCCGCTGGACGGCACTCCAGTAGCAG AACAACAGTATATCAGTGACATGCTGGGCCTGGCTGACCACGGGGACCCCCAGATCAGAGGGGCCATAGCCATCCTCTGCGCAGCCATCATACAAGCCGCACTCACCAAAACACGCTACAACATACACAGCTGGCTGGCCAGTGTGCAGAGTGCAACAG GTAACCCTCTGTCCCTGGTGGATTTGTTGCCTTTGCTCCAGAGAACTCTGAAAGATGAATCCTCCGTCACCTGCAAGATGGCCTGCTCTGCAGTGAGG cactGCCTCATGACGGTGTGCAGCAGTACCCTGAGTGAGCTGGGCCTTCAGTTGATGATAGACCTTCTCGCTCTGAGGGACTCTTCCTATTGGCTCGTTCGCACTGAGCTTTTGGAGACTCTGGCAGAGATGGACTTTCG GTTAGTGAATTTCCTGGAGAGGAGAACAGAACATTTGCACAAAGGGGATCATCACTACACTGGG CGGCTGCGGCTGCAGGACCGAGTCCTGAACGATGTGGTCATCCGACTGTTGGGGGATGACGACCCCAGAGTCCGACACGTGGCAGCATCAGCTGTCAGCAG ACTGGTTTCCAGGTTGTTCTACGACTGCGACCAGGGTCAAGTGGACCCAGTAGTGGCGATTGCTCGCGACCAGAGTTCAGTCTACCTGCAGCTGCTGATGCACGAGGCCCAGCCCCCCTCCCAGTTCACAGTTAGTACCATCACAAG GACGTACAGAGGCTACAACTTGTCCAACAACGTGTCTGATGTCACAATCGAGAACAATTTGTCCAGAGTCGTCACCGCCGTCTCCCACGCTTTCACCTCCTCTACCTCCAAAGCCATGACT TTTGGCTGCTGTGAGGCCTTATGCCTCCTGGCTACACATTTCCCAGTGTGCACTTGGTGTACAGGCTGGCACTGCGGCTATgtgagctccagcagcagcttctcttCCCGCTCTAGTCTGAACCGCAGCAGGGGCCGGGCCCTCAG TGTATCACAGACCGGCAGTGCTCCGGCCTCTTCAGCCCCCTCCTCGTCTGACACTGAGCGCAGGACTCTGACAGTAGGCATGGCCAACATGGTGCTCTCCTTACTCTCCTCTGCCTGGTTTCCACTGGATCTGGCCTCACACCAAGATGCACTTCTGCTGTCTGGCAATCTGCTTGCTG CTGTGGCTCCTAAATGCATGCGTAACCCCTGggctggagaggaggaaggcagCGGTGGTAGCACCAACACCAGTGGAGGCCCCAATAAGATGGAGGAGCCCTGGGCAGGGCTGTCGGAGCGCTCCCTGGTGGCCATGGTGGAGCAGCTCTTCTCTCACATACTGAAGATCCTCAACATCTGCGCCCACGTGCTGGACGACACACCGCCCGGACCTGCTGTTAAA gCCACCCTCCCCTCCCTGAGCAACACCCCCTCCCTCAGTCCCATCAGGAGGAAAGGCAAGGAGAAGGATGCCGTGGAGCCCAGTGCTGTCCCCATGAGCCCAAAGAAGAGCGTTGACATCAACACAg GCAGGCCAGCAGACGGCACTGGGTCCACCGCTGTGAACAAATCTACCACCCTCGGCAACTTCTACCACCTGCCTACCTACCTCAAGCTCTACGACGTCCTCAAAGCCACGCACGCCAACTACAAG GTGACGCTGGACCTCCACACTAGCCAGGAGAAGTTCGGAGGATTTCTGCGTTCAGCTCTAGATGTTCTCTCTCAGCTCCTGGAGCTCACCACACTGCATGACATCAGCAAG TGTGTGGAGGAAATCTTGAGCTACCTGAAGTCCTGCTTCTCCAGAGAACCCACCATGGCAACAGTTTGTGTACAACAG CTGTTGAAGACCCTGTTTGGCACCAACCTGGCCTCTCAGTGCGAGAGCGTCCTGAGCGGACCCAGCCGCTCCCAGGGCAAGGCTCTGCGCCTCGGCTCCTCCAGCCTGCGCCCAGGCCTCTACCACTACTGCTTCATGGCGCCGTACACGCACTTCACCCAGGCTTTAGCTGATGCCAGCCTACGCAACATGGTGCAGGCTGAACAGGAGCAGGACACCTCTGG GTGGTTTGATGTGATGCAAAAAGCTTCGAACCAGCTGCGGTCCAACATTGCAAACGCGACACGCCAAAGAGGAGACAAG AACGCCATCCACAACCACATCCGTCTGTTTGAGCCGCTGGTGATCAAAGCTCTGAAGCAGTACACCACCAGCACCTCGGTGGCGCTGCAGAGACAGGTCCTGGACCTGCTCGCACAACTGgtgcagctcagagttaactACTGCCTGCTGGACTCTGATCAG GTGTTCATAGGGTTTGTCCTGAAGCAGTTTGAGTACATTGAAGTGGGACAGTTCAG AGATTCTGAAGCCATCATCCCCAACATCTTTTTCTTCCTGGTGCTGCTTTCATACGAGCGTTACCACTCCAAGCAGATAATCAGCATCCCCAAGATCATCCAGCTGTGTGACGGCATCATGGCCAGCGGCAGGAAAGCTGTCACACATG CCATCCCAGCCCTGCAGCCAATAGTCCACGACCTGTTTGTGTTGAGGGGCTCCAACAAAGCAGACGCAGGCAAAGAGTTGGAGACACAGAAAGAGGTGGTGGTGTCCATGCTGCTCAGACTGGTGCAGCACCATCAG GTGTTGGAGATGTTCATCCTCGTGCTGCAGCAGTGTCACAAAGAGAATGAGGACAAATGGAAGAGATTGTCGAGGCAGATCGCTGACGTCATCCTTCCCATGATTGCTAAGCAGCAG ATGCACCTGGACTCCCCGGAGGCATTGGGGGTGTTGAACACTCTCTTTGAGACGGTGGCGCCCTCCTCTCTCCGACCTGTGGACATGCTGCTCAAGAGTATGTTCACCACCCCGGTTACCATG GCTTCCGTAGGTACGGTGCAGCTGTGGGTGTCCGGGATCCTGGCGGTGCTCCGGGTGCTCGTCTCCCAGTCTACTGAGGACATCGTCCTGTCCCGGGTCCACGAGCTCTCCCTCAcacctcatctcctctcctgccACACGATCCGTCGCCTGCATCAGCAGAGCCCCTCCCCGAGCGAGCCCCCTGCCGACGCACTCTGCAGTCAGGACGGTGAGGCACAGAAAGCCCTGCCTGAGGAAACCTTCGCCAG gttcctgctgcagctggtaGGGGTGTTGCTGGATGACATTTCCTCCAGACAGGTTAAGGTGGacatcacagagcagcagcacacCTTCTACTGCCAGCAGCTGGGCACCCTGCTCATGTGTCTCATACACGTCTTCAAAAGTG GAATGTTCCGCAGAATCACCGCTGCAGCCAGCCGCCTCCTGAAGGGTGAGGGTGGAGGTGTGCAGCCTGGCGCAGAGGCTGGCCTTTTTTACCCACTAGAGTCTCTGAACAGCATGGTGCAGTGCATGATCACCACCCACCCCTCCCTGGTGCTGCTGTGGTGCCAGGTCCTCCTCATCATCGACTACACCAACTACTCATGGTGGGCGGAGGTGCACCAGACACCCAG gagACAAAGCCTCTCGTGCACAAAGCTGCTGAGTCCTCACTCTTCAGGGGAAGGAGAAGACAAGCCTGAGACCCGGTTAGCTATGGTCAACCGGGAGATCGTTCAAAGGGGAGCGCTCATCCTCTTCTGTGACTACGTG TGTCAGAACCTCCATGACTCGGAGCATCTGACCTGGTTGATCGTCAACCACGTGCAAGACCTCATCAACCTTTCCCATGAGCCTCCAGTTCAGGACTTCATCAGCGCCGTGCACCGCAACTCAGCTGCCAGCGGCCTCTTCATCCAGGCCATCCAGTCCCGCTGTGACAACCTCTGTGCT CCTACCATGTTGAAGAAGACTTTGCAGTGTCTGGAAGGCATCCACCTGAGTCAGTCCGGCTCCCTGCTGATGCTGTACGTGGACAAGCTGCTCAGTACGCCCTTCAGGGTTCTGGCCCGCATGGTGGACACACTGGCGTGTCGCAGGGTGGAGATGCTGCTGGCTGAGACACTACAG AACAGTAAAGCTCAGGTGCCTGTGGAGGAGCTCAACAGGATCCAGGAATACCTACAGACCAGCGGCCTGGCTCAGAG GCATCAGAGGTTCTACTCCCTGCTGGACAGGTTCAGAGCCACTGTTGCCGACACCAGCAGCCCCACACCTCCTGTGACGTCTCACCCTCTGGACGGAGACCCGCCTCCTGCCCCAGAGCTGGTTAATGCAGATAAG GAGTGGTACGTGGCTCTAGTGAAGTCCCAGTGTTGTCTCCGTGGAGATGTTTCCCTGTTGGAGACGACAGAACTCCTCACCAAGCTACCTCCCGCTGACCTCTTAAACAGCATGAGCTGCAAG GAGTTCAACCTTAGCCTGCTGTGTCCATGCCTGAGTATGGGGATGCAGCGGTTGGCCCGGGGTCAGGGGTCGCTCTTGTTAGAGACAGCCTTGCAGGTGACCTTAGAGCGGCTTGCAGGGGTAACTGAGTCACTTCCTGTACCGCACCAGTCCTTCCTGCCGCCAGCACAGCCACAGCCCTACTGGAAACAACTAGCTGATGTGTATG atGAGCCAGGTTTCTACCCCAGGGTTCTGTCGCTGTGCAGAGCGCTGTCCCAGTACCTGCTGAGTGTGAGCCAGCTGCCGTCCTCACTACACATCCCCGCAGACAAGGAACACCTCATCACCTCTTTCACCTGCACCGCTGCCGAG GTGGTGGCGTGGCGTCTCCTCCAGAACCAGCTGCCCCTCAGTGTGGACCTGCAGTGGGCTCTGTCCTGCCTGTGCCTGGCCCTGCAGCAGCCCTGCGTCTGGAACAAACTCTCCACCGCGGAGTACGCCACGCACACCTGCTCCCTCATCTACTGCCTCCGCCTCATCATCGTTGCAG TTGCTGTGAGTCCTGGTGACCAGCTTCTGCATccggagaagaagaagacgagggCGGAAAAAGACGCCGAAGGAGACGAGGTAGACTCGGCACAAGTTGACC ACATTTGTGAGTGGCAGGCATGCGAAATCATGGCGGAGCTGGTGGAAGGCCTGCAGAGCATCCTGGCCCTGGGTCACCATAGAAACAGTGCATTCCCCGCTTTCCTCACACCAACCTTGCGCAACATTGTCATCAGTCTGTCCCGGCTGCCTCTGGTCAACAGCTACACCAGAGTACCTCCACTG GTTTGGAAACTGGGCTGGTCCCCTCAGCCAGGAGGAGAGTACGGTACCACGCTGCCTGAGATCCCTGTGGACTTCCTGCAGGAAAAGGATGTCTTCAGAGAGTTCCTCTACCGCATCAACACACTGG GCTGGAGCAGCAGAACTCAGTTTGAAGAGACCTGGGCCACACTACTGGGGGTGCTGGTCACCCAACCCATCACTATggaccaggaggaggagactcAGCAGGag GAGGACTTGGAGCGTACCCAGTTGAATGTGTTAGCAGTGCAGGCCATCACCAGCCTGGTGCTGAGTGCCATGACCCTGCCCACTGCTGGCAACCCTGCAGTCAGCTGTCTGGAACAGCAACCCCGCAACAAGAGCCTCAAAGCCCTGGAAACACG GTTTGGAAGGAAACTGGCAGTGATCCGAGGCgaggtggagagagagattCAGGCCCTTGTGTCGAAGAGAGACAACGTCCACACACACCACCCGTACCACGCCTGGGACCCTGTGCCCTCGCTGTCGGCAGCCTCTGCCG caggcACACTGATCAGCCATGAGAAGCTGCTGCTTCAGAtcaacacagagagggagatgggAAATATGGACTACAAACTAGGACAG GTCTCTATCCACTCAGTGTGGCTAGGTAACAACATCACCCCACTGAGAGAGGAAGAATGgggggaggatgaagaagatgaagcagACACTCCAGCCCCCACCTCCCCGCCCACATCTCCTATCAACTCCAG GAAGCACCGTGCAGGGGTGGACATTCATTCATGTTCCCAGTTCCTCCTGGAGCTCTACAGTCAGTGGCTGATCCCTGGCTCCCCGAGTAACAGGAGGACCCCAACCATCCTCGTCAGTGAGGTGGTCCGATCG CTGCTGGCGGTGTCGGACCTGTTCACAGAGAGGAACCAGTTCGACATGATGTTCTCCACCctgatggagctgcagaagCTCCACCCCCCAGAGGATGAGATCCTCAACCAATACCTGGTGCCTGCCATCTGCAAGGCTGCTGCCGTACTGGGAATG GACAAAGCAATAGCGGAGCCCGTGTGCCGCCTGTTGGAGACGACCCTGCGCAGCACCCACCTGCCCAGCCGCATGGGGGCTCTGCATGGAGTGCTGTACGTGTTGGAGTGTGACCTGCTGGACGACACGGCCAAACAGCTCATCCCCACCATCTCCGAGTACCTGCTGTCCAACCTGCGGGCCATCGCTCA ctgtgtgaACCTGCACAACCAGCAGCATGTGTTGGTGATGTGCGCCGTGGCCTTCTACATGATGGAGAACTACCCTCTGGATGTGGGGGCGGAGTTTATGGCTGGCATTATACAG GTGTGTGGTGTGATGGTGTCTGCCAGCGAGGACTCCACCCCCTCCGTCATCTACCACTGTGTGCTGCGGGGTCTGGAGCGCCTGCTGCTGTCGGAGCAGCTGTCCCGCGTGGACGGAGAAGCGCTGGTCAAACTCAGCGTGGACCGAGTCAACATGCCTTCCCCACACAGAGCCATGGCCGCCCTGGGCCTCATGCTCACCTGCATGTACACCG GCAAGGAGAAAGCCAGCCCTGCCAGTCGCCCCGCCCACTCTGACCCTCAAGCCCCGGACAGCGAGTCAATCATTGTTGCCATGGAGAGGGTCTCTGTGCTGTttgacag GATTCGGAAAGGTTTACCCAGCGAGGCTCGGGTCGTGGCCAGGATCCTTCCCCAGTTTCTGGACGATTTCTTCCCCCCACAGGACGTCATGAACAAGGTTATCGGCGAGTTCCTGTCCAATCAGCAACCTTACCCACAATTCATGGCCACTGTCGTCTACAAG GTGTTCCAAACCCTCCACGCCACAGGACAGTCCTCTATGGTGCGAGACTGGGTGCTGCTGTCCCTGTCTAACTTCACCCAGAGGACTCCGGTGGCCATGGCCATGTGGAGCCTCTCCTGTTTCTTTGTCTCGGCCTCCACCTCCCAGTGGATCTCTGCCCT ACTGCCACATGTGATCAGCCGTATGGGCTCCAGCGAGGTGGTGGACGTCAACCTGTTCTGCCTGGTGGCCATGGACTTCTACCGGCACCAGATCGACGAGGAGCTCGACCGCAGGGCTTTCCAGTCCGTCTTCGAGACCGTGGCGTCGCCAGGGAGCCCCTACCACCAGCTGCTGGGCTGCCTGCAGTCCATCCACCAGGACACGTCcctctga